A genome region from Arachis duranensis cultivar V14167 chromosome 8, aradu.V14167.gnm2.J7QH, whole genome shotgun sequence includes the following:
- the LOC107460832 gene encoding uncharacterized protein LOC107460832, translating into MASSFTSSKCNRCFTTCSNNINGDDDYIGAESCMDLQNDIVEIEMEKKQNVAEKLEKKRELPPPIRLLCNTHNSKSSWALKRYRTSDGRLILREEKVKGREYFQAHRSNGRLILQLIPLGDDDAAAEERDENDNNHKGTTLGGEPLLCLNCNSSSSSSRRVFRGPPIYIGSI; encoded by the coding sequence ATGGCTTCTTCCTTTACTTCTTCCAAATGCAATAGGTGCTTCACAACTTGTTCTAATAATATTAATGGTGACGACGACTACATTGGTGCCGAGAGCTGCATGGATCTTCAAAACGACATTGTTGAGATTGAGatggaaaaaaaacaaaatgttgctgaaaaattggaaaagaagagagagttgCCTCCCCCTATTAGGCTCCTATGCAATACTCACAATAGCAAGTCATCATGGGCATTGAAGAGGTACCGTACAAGTGATGGAAGATTAATTCTAAGAGAAGAGAAAGTGAAGGGTCGCGAATATTTTCAAGCACACAGATCCAATGGCCGTCTTATATTGCAGCTGATTCCTCTTGGTGACGATGACGCAGCAGCAGAAGAGCGTGATGAAAATGATAACAATCACAAGGGAACTACTTTAGGTGGGGAACCACTACTATGTTTGAATTGcaactcttcttcctcatcatcCCGGCGTGTATTTCGAGGGCCACCAATATACATTGGATCCATTTAG